One genomic region from Siniperca chuatsi isolate FFG_IHB_CAS linkage group LG18, ASM2008510v1, whole genome shotgun sequence encodes:
- the cldn23.1 gene encoding claudin 23a, with product MPRRSTEEWIRLSMRTPGILIFGMVFAPCGWILNLTATVAPNWRTLNNIPGTPPDQFVQQGIWDSCRATSTNTRLECNLQDAQYFSSQIIPVAQGLMVASLIVTLIGLAVAIPGVRCWKDRPNWIVAGLGGLLIFLSGVMTIIPIAWYTHLLKEVASKFSLIDVRVGYCIILGYIGGIFEILGGLVMFIGICRCCGGKNRGETRVDEITGNRFNHQKQPPRRVDVPSLNRARSSFASSSVAYSKDSMDDDVSFPRAKSPPGRTVNTSYSNRPYDVDL from the coding sequence aTGCCGAGGCGATCAACGGAGGAGTGGATCCGGTTATCCATGCGCACCCCGGGCATCCTGATCTTCGGGATGGTTTTCGCTCCTTGCGGCTGGATCCTGAACCTGACCGCCACCGTGGCCCCAAACTGGAGGACACTGAACAACATCCCCGGCACCCCACCCGATCAGTTCGTCCAGCAAGGCATCTGGGACAGCTGCAGAGCCACCTCAACCAACACTAGATTGGAGTGCAACCTGCAGGACGCCCAATATTTCAGCAGCCAGATCATCCCGGTCGCCCAGGGTTTGATGGTGGCCTCCCTCATCGTGACTCTAATCGGGCTGGCCGTGGCCATCCCGGGGGTCCGCTGCTGGAAAGACCGCCCTAATTGGATAGTGGCCGGCTTGGGTGGCCTGTTGATCTTCCTCTCAGGCGTCATGACCATCATACCCATCGCCTGGTACACCCACCTACTCAAAGAAGTCGCATCGAAGTTCTCGCTCATAGATGTGCGCGTCGGCTACTGCATCATCCTGGGCTACATCGGCGGGATATTTGAGATCTTGGGCGGCTTGGTCATGTTCATCGGGATCTGCCGTTGCTGCGGAGGTAAGAACCGAGGGGAGACACGGGTTGATGAGATCACGGGCAACCGGTTCAACCACCAGAAGCAGCCACCGAGACGAGTTGATGTGCCAAGCCTGAACCGGGCCAGGAGCAGCTTCGCCAGCAGCAGCGTCGCTTACTCCAAAGACTCCATGGATGATGATGTGTCTTTCCCCCGGGCCAAGAGCCCCCCAGGCCGGACAGTCAACACCTCCTACAGTAACAGACCCTATGATGTCGACTTATAA